A portion of the Thermus oshimai DSM 12092 genome contains these proteins:
- a CDS encoding tyrosine-type recombinase/integrase translates to MLRPLPNYEDPAKRRLEAVRAAHEGDLEGLIALLGYHLAHKSGKRTALSARTLELYALAVRDFFRYLWPEGAPGPRVSLLQVTPDHIDAWLADLLAHGGHTVPPEERRPLKPSTAASYLAGIRALYRALKWAGAVRENPTLEVRPPKDPTPRHERRPALPQTLYRRLLNLIQKGGKELREAEYKRFRDLLILRLMGEVGLRISEVEGLNVEDFDPVEEELHIQRGKGGKARTVPLPPDLAEGLQAWLKVRTLHEAPGEKALFINLGGRKAHGRRLRAWTIRKELSEALRALEAPRRYYGPHSLRHLAGTRLYQATGDLYLVATLLGHADVSTSQIYAKMDRSRLKEAVRNLYGKKP, encoded by the coding sequence ATGCTCCGACCCTTGCCCAACTACGAGGACCCGGCCAAGCGCCGCCTCGAGGCCGTGCGGGCGGCCCACGAGGGGGACCTGGAGGGCCTGATCGCGCTTCTCGGCTACCACCTGGCCCACAAGTCCGGCAAGCGCACCGCCTTAAGCGCCAGAACCCTGGAGCTCTACGCCCTGGCGGTGCGGGACTTCTTCCGCTACCTCTGGCCCGAGGGGGCGCCCGGCCCCAGGGTGTCCCTCCTGCAGGTGACCCCCGACCACATCGACGCCTGGCTCGCCGACCTCCTGGCCCACGGGGGCCACACGGTGCCCCCCGAGGAGCGCCGCCCCCTAAAGCCCAGCACCGCGGCCAGCTACCTGGCGGGCATCCGGGCCCTGTACCGCGCCCTGAAGTGGGCGGGCGCGGTGCGGGAAAACCCCACCCTCGAGGTCAGGCCCCCCAAAGACCCCACGCCCCGCCACGAGCGCCGCCCGGCCCTGCCCCAGACCCTTTACCGGCGTCTTTTAAACCTGATACAAAAAGGTGGCAAGGAGCTCCGGGAGGCCGAGTACAAGCGCTTCCGGGACCTCCTCATCCTAAGGCTCATGGGGGAGGTGGGCCTAAGGATCTCCGAGGTGGAGGGGCTCAACGTGGAGGATTTTGACCCCGTGGAGGAGGAGCTCCACATCCAAAGGGGCAAAGGGGGCAAGGCCCGCACCGTGCCCCTCCCTCCGGACCTGGCGGAAGGCCTTCAGGCCTGGCTCAAGGTGCGCACCCTCCACGAAGCCCCCGGGGAAAAGGCCCTCTTCATCAACCTCGGGGGCCGGAAGGCCCACGGGAGGCGGCTTAGGGCCTGGACCATCCGCAAGGAGCTTTCCGAGGCCCTAAGGGCCCTCGAGGCCCCCAGGCGCTACTACGGCCCCCACAGCCTCCGCCACCTGGCCGGGACGAGGCTTTACCAGGCCACGGGGGACCTCTACCTGGTGGCCACCCTGTTGGGCCACGCGGACGTGAGCACCAGCCAGATCTACGCCAAGATGGACCGCTCCCGCCTCAAGGAGGCGGTGCGGAACCTCTACGGCAAAAAGCCCTAG
- the fbp gene encoding fructose-1,6-bisphosphate aldolase/phosphatase: MKVTLSVLKADIGSIGGHTLPSRGVLAKVEEVVRAEVGRLLLDAYVFHIGDDIVLLLSHTRGVGDKEVHALAWRAFLEGTETAKAEGLYGAGQDLLKDAFTGNLHGLGPQVAEMEFEERPSEPFVVLAADKTEPGAFNLPLYLAFADPMHCPGLLLSPEMRPGFRFRVMDLARTERDSSIDLEAPERLYDLAALLRDPHRFAIAGIWSRRHGEQAAVVSTTRLRNIAGRYVGKDDPVAIVRVQKIFPATEELAPPFALLPFVAGDTRGSHHLPLMPVRANTQASSFFCVPMVCGLAFSLKEGRLSEPVDLFADPAWDVVRLRAMEKAQDMRRQGFYGPAMLPMEELEYTGIAERLRELEREFS; the protein is encoded by the coding sequence ATGAAGGTCACCTTGAGCGTGCTCAAGGCGGACATCGGCTCCATTGGCGGGCATACCCTGCCCTCGAGGGGGGTCCTGGCCAAGGTGGAGGAGGTGGTGCGGGCCGAGGTGGGCCGCCTCCTCCTGGACGCCTATGTCTTCCACATCGGGGACGACATCGTCCTCCTCCTGAGCCACACCCGGGGGGTGGGGGATAAGGAGGTCCACGCCCTGGCCTGGCGGGCCTTCCTGGAGGGCACGGAAACGGCCAAGGCGGAGGGGCTTTACGGGGCGGGGCAGGACCTCTTGAAGGACGCCTTCACCGGCAACCTCCACGGCCTCGGGCCCCAGGTGGCGGAGATGGAGTTTGAGGAACGGCCCTCCGAGCCCTTCGTGGTCCTGGCCGCGGACAAGACGGAGCCTGGGGCCTTCAACCTGCCCCTCTACCTGGCCTTCGCCGACCCCATGCACTGCCCCGGCCTCCTCCTTTCCCCGGAGATGCGCCCCGGCTTCCGCTTCCGGGTCATGGACCTGGCCCGGACGGAGCGGGATAGCTCCATTGACCTCGAGGCCCCCGAGCGCCTTTACGACCTCGCGGCCCTCCTCCGCGACCCCCACCGCTTCGCCATCGCCGGGATCTGGTCCCGCCGCCACGGGGAGCAGGCGGCGGTGGTGAGCACCACCCGCCTCAGGAACATCGCCGGGCGGTACGTGGGCAAGGACGACCCCGTGGCCATCGTGCGGGTGCAGAAGATCTTCCCCGCCACGGAGGAGCTCGCGCCCCCCTTCGCCCTCCTGCCCTTCGTGGCCGGGGACACCCGGGGGAGCCACCACCTCCCCCTCATGCCGGTGAGGGCCAACACCCAGGCCTCCAGCTTCTTCTGCGTGCCTATGGTGTGCGGCCTGGCCTTTTCCCTGAAGGAGGGGCGCCTTTCCGAACCCGTGGACCTCTTCGCCGACCCCGCCTGGGATGTGGTGCGCCTTAGGGCCATGGAGAAGGCCCAGGACATGCGCCGCCAGGGCTTTTACGGCCCCGCCATGCTCCCCATGGAGGAGCTGGAGTACACGGGGATCGCCGAGCGGCTTAGGGAGCTGGAGCGGGAGTTCAGCTAG
- a CDS encoding thioredoxin family protein, which translates to MVLDPSVWASGLTFSGFLALSRKRALLEEFYARSPGTPLPEGVAFVLALVEDWCPDCQQAIPVLAKAAGERARFFLRDQNPHLREAYRLGEKRIVPTFVFLDGGFRELARWYGPPQAARAFLQEARGRLAGRALLEAYHARFPQWAEAMREEWARLLNPP; encoded by the coding sequence ATGGTCCTGGACCCTTCGGTTTGGGCCTCGGGCCTTACCTTTTCGGGCTTCCTCGCCCTCTCCCGCAAGCGGGCCCTCCTGGAGGAGTTCTACGCCCGTTCCCCAGGGACACCCCTCCCGGAGGGGGTGGCCTTCGTCCTGGCCCTGGTGGAGGACTGGTGCCCCGACTGCCAGCAGGCCATCCCCGTCCTGGCCAAGGCGGCGGGGGAGCGGGCGCGGTTTTTCCTCCGGGACCAGAACCCCCACCTTCGGGAGGCCTACCGCCTGGGGGAGAAGCGCATCGTGCCCACCTTCGTTTTCCTGGACGGGGGGTTCCGGGAGCTCGCCCGCTGGTACGGCCCGCCCCAGGCCGCGCGGGCCTTCCTCCAGGAGGCCCGGGGGAGGCTCGCGGGGCGGGCCCTCCTCGAGGCCTACCACGCCCGCTTCCCCCAGTGGGCCGAGGCCATGCGGGAGGAGTGGGCCCGCCTCCTCAACCCTCCCTAA
- a CDS encoding winged helix-turn-helix transcriptional regulator yields the protein MAEAHEGAFCPVYAAINLLQEKWTLHIIRALLSGPKGFNELARAVGGVNPATLSQRLEHLVQVGVVEKRVESHMPPRTRYQLTEAGRELEAVVAAIERWAKAHLKTPVS from the coding sequence ATGGCCGAGGCCCACGAGGGAGCCTTCTGCCCGGTGTACGCCGCCATCAACCTCCTGCAGGAGAAGTGGACCCTGCACATCATCCGGGCCCTGCTCTCCGGCCCCAAGGGCTTCAACGAGCTGGCCCGGGCCGTGGGGGGGGTGAACCCGGCCACCCTGAGCCAGCGCCTCGAGCACCTGGTCCAGGTGGGGGTGGTGGAAAAACGGGTGGAGTCCCACATGCCCCCCCGGACCCGCTACCAGCTCACGGAGGCGGGCCGGGAGCTGGAGGCGGTGGTGGCGGCCATCGAGCGCTGGGCCAAGGCCCACCTGAAAACGCCCGTGTCCTAA